A region of uncultured Anaeromusa sp. DNA encodes the following proteins:
- the citC gene encoding [citrate (pro-3S)-lyase] ligase, whose protein sequence is MAWGQWEERVINRNNPRQSQAVRNFLTAFGLAYDPATVEHTIALYQDGQMIATGSRGGEVLRNIAVHPELQGEGLTATIVSALMRQGGEAGVRHFFVFTKPAAAPQFTGLGFRELARVEPQAVLLEGGLGSIQDEVKRLSLAVGDLPGGDRAALVVNCNPFTRGHQAVIAKAAAAHAGVVVLVVSEDRSLFPFTVRLRLVQEGVAHLPNVRVVEAGKYIISAATFPDYFTRGEDTVIAQTRLDAHVFGSYIAPGLGVSVRYVGEEPYCEVTRAYNQALREVLPSYGVKVVEMPRLAEGSEPISASRVRELLRQSAGWEQVAPLVPESTLHYLRSSAAAEVLAAIRASDSRH, encoded by the coding sequence ATGGCCTGGGGACAATGGGAAGAACGGGTCATCAATCGTAATAATCCCAGGCAGAGCCAAGCGGTGAGGAATTTCCTCACCGCTTTTGGCCTTGCTTATGATCCGGCGACAGTGGAGCATACCATCGCTCTTTATCAAGATGGACAGATGATTGCCACTGGTTCCCGGGGCGGCGAAGTGCTGCGCAATATCGCCGTGCATCCAGAATTGCAGGGCGAGGGGCTGACGGCGACCATCGTTTCCGCCTTAATGCGTCAAGGCGGTGAAGCGGGGGTGCGGCACTTTTTTGTTTTCACGAAGCCAGCGGCGGCACCGCAGTTTACCGGCTTGGGTTTTCGCGAGTTGGCGCGGGTAGAGCCGCAGGCGGTGCTTCTGGAAGGCGGTCTTGGTTCTATCCAGGATGAAGTAAAACGATTGTCTCTTGCAGTGGGTGATTTGCCTGGTGGCGATAGAGCGGCTCTTGTGGTCAATTGCAATCCTTTCACTCGCGGGCATCAGGCGGTAATTGCCAAGGCAGCAGCGGCTCATGCTGGTGTGGTGGTGTTAGTAGTCAGCGAGGATCGTTCGCTTTTCCCTTTTACAGTGCGCCTGCGTTTGGTGCAAGAAGGTGTGGCTCATTTGCCTAATGTGCGGGTCGTGGAAGCCGGAAAATATATTATTTCCGCTGCGACTTTCCCGGATTATTTTACGCGCGGCGAAGATACGGTCATTGCCCAAACTCGTTTGGACGCTCATGTTTTTGGTAGCTATATCGCGCCAGGTTTGGGCGTGTCTGTGCGTTATGTCGGCGAGGAGCCGTATTGCGAGGTGACTAGGGCCTATAATCAAGCGTTGCGGGAAGTACTGCCTTCATATGGCGTAAAGGTAGTGGAAATGCCCCGTCTGGCGGAAGGAAGCGAGCCCATCAGCGCTTCTAGAGTCAGGGAGCTATTGCGTCAGAGCGCTGGTTGGGAACAAGTAGCGCCGTTGGTACCGGAGAGCACGCTGCACTATTTGCGTTCTTCTGCAGCGGCGGAAGTATTGGCAGCGATTCGCGCCAGCGATTCGCGTCATTGA
- a CDS encoding glycosyltransferase, translating to MAAAKKRVLIVSASIGSGHHQAARAIAAELARRQDNLQITIADFMEDTDSYLAAFMKEAYLKMLELSPNMYDLVYRVSQAPFPGFKAQGLLARVLQGGMAQLVRRHRPDLIIATHPFPCGAAAYLRDSRRLRAPLVGVITDFAVHRLWVYEHVDAYFVAAPEIKRELSALGVPAKRIYASGIPVHPQFTANADGRGILGELSLAVDQPLVLLMGGGLGMGGIRQAMASMDELQLPLQFVVLAGKNKELQEKLQEETKNLRHAVRVLGYTDRIPELMRAAAMLVTKPGALTVCEALVSETPLLLYEPIPGQEWENAVFLTKRGVALWAKNRQELKDGVTTLLTRPEQVEKLRKEAEALRRPAAAGAVATAALALLRRKR from the coding sequence ATGGCAGCAGCGAAGAAACGGGTGTTAATTGTATCAGCATCCATTGGTTCTGGTCACCATCAGGCAGCCAGGGCTATTGCAGCGGAGTTGGCGCGACGCCAGGATAATCTGCAGATAACCATTGCCGACTTCATGGAAGATACGGATTCGTATTTAGCGGCCTTTATGAAGGAAGCCTATTTGAAGATGCTGGAACTGTCTCCCAATATGTATGATTTGGTGTATCGGGTATCGCAAGCGCCCTTTCCCGGCTTCAAGGCGCAAGGGCTTTTGGCGCGGGTATTGCAGGGGGGAATGGCGCAGCTGGTACGCCGCCACAGGCCGGATTTGATTATTGCTACCCATCCCTTTCCTTGCGGCGCAGCAGCGTACTTGCGGGACAGCCGCCGCTTGCGGGCACCCTTGGTAGGGGTTATTACCGACTTTGCTGTGCACCGCCTCTGGGTATATGAACATGTAGATGCATATTTTGTGGCTGCACCGGAAATTAAGCGGGAACTATCTGCACTAGGAGTGCCGGCCAAACGCATTTATGCCAGCGGCATTCCCGTTCATCCGCAATTTACGGCCAACGCGGACGGCAGAGGAATTCTCGGGGAGTTGTCTTTGGCGGTGGATCAGCCCCTGGTGCTCTTAATGGGCGGCGGTTTGGGCATGGGGGGGATTCGTCAGGCTATGGCCAGTATGGACGAACTGCAATTGCCGTTGCAGTTTGTTGTTTTGGCAGGGAAAAACAAAGAATTGCAGGAAAAACTGCAGGAGGAAACGAAAAACTTGCGCCATGCTGTGCGAGTTTTGGGTTATACAGACCGCATTCCGGAACTTATGCGGGCCGCCGCCATGCTGGTGACTAAGCCTGGGGCTTTGACGGTGTGCGAAGCCCTAGTTAGTGAAACACCGCTCCTTTTATATGAACCTATTCCTGGACAGGAATGGGAGAATGCGGTGTTTTTAACGAAGCGAGGCGTTGCTTTGTGGGCGAAAAACCGTCAGGAATTAAAGGATGGGGTTACAACGCTACTGACTCGTCCGGAACAGGTGGAGAAGCTGCGCAAGGAAGCGGAAGCGCTACGGCGTCCAGCTGCGGCTGGGGCAGTGGCGACGGCAGCGTTAGCGTTGCTGCGGCGTAAACGCTGA
- a CDS encoding phosphate ABC transporter substrate-binding protein, protein MNVFRKSKMWAAALALMLGVGLVAGCGGSKDAGKTTEVQGTVTAAGSTALLPLLKSGQEEFQKKYAKVTVNIAGGGSFTGQNQVASGAVNIGNSDVAIQDSLKDKGLVEHKLVGIPFIFIVNKDVAVDNLTQQQYTDIMTGKITNWKEVGGKDQKITLIHRSKSSGSRATIAEVVLKNAAFTDNAVIQDSNGAVRAAIASTPGAIGYVDAAYVDDSIKALAYNGVKYSIDGVVSGQYPVFTFGRMFTKGEPTGAIKAFIDFVTSKEFQENYAEKNGFVPVTKMKK, encoded by the coding sequence ATGAACGTATTTCGTAAATCGAAAATGTGGGCAGCGGCTTTGGCGCTGATGTTGGGCGTTGGTTTAGTGGCCGGTTGCGGCGGTTCCAAAGATGCAGGCAAGACGACAGAGGTGCAAGGTACTGTAACGGCGGCTGGTTCGACGGCGCTGTTGCCACTTTTGAAATCCGGTCAGGAAGAATTCCAGAAAAAATACGCTAAGGTCACGGTGAATATCGCCGGCGGCGGTTCTTTTACCGGGCAGAACCAAGTGGCTTCCGGAGCGGTCAATATCGGCAACTCGGACGTAGCCATTCAAGACAGCCTGAAAGACAAAGGCCTTGTGGAGCATAAGCTGGTAGGCATTCCTTTCATTTTCATCGTTAACAAAGATGTTGCGGTTGATAATTTAACCCAACAGCAATATACCGATATTATGACCGGCAAAATCACCAACTGGAAAGAAGTTGGCGGCAAGGATCAGAAAATCACCTTGATCCATCGTTCTAAATCGTCCGGTTCCCGGGCGACTATTGCCGAAGTGGTGCTGAAAAATGCAGCCTTTACTGATAATGCGGTTATTCAGGATTCTAACGGCGCTGTACGGGCGGCGATTGCCAGTACTCCCGGCGCTATCGGCTATGTAGATGCGGCTTATGTGGATGACAGCATCAAGGCTCTCGCGTATAATGGCGTCAAATATTCCATTGACGGTGTTGTAAGCGGTCAGTATCCGGTCTTTACCTTTGGCCGTATGTTCACTAAAGGCGAGCCTACTGGGGCGATTAAAGCCTTTATTGACTTCGTGACCAGTAAAGAATTCCAAGAAAACTATGCAGAAAAAAATGGATTTGTGCCTGTTACCAAAATGAAGAAATAA
- the pstC gene encoding phosphate ABC transporter permease subunit PstC produces MEAVELETMSNQGHEGRLRYDRYVRYFFFVSALLMTVVIASIIIFVGQQGLQTFLEVSPWEFFFSSKWDPVEGAYGALSFISGSVYVTILAVLLGAPLGLGGAVFMAKVAPKWLRDILKPAVGLYMAIPSVVYGFIGLTVVVPFVREFFHISTGFGLFTAGVILAIMILPTVISISEDALQAVPRSLEEASLALGATRWQTIWRVLVPAALPGILTSVILAMARAVGETMAVQMVIGNTPQLAKSLFMPTSTLPSEIVVEMGNTPFGSAWGNSLFLMALVLLLMSLGMILLIRRMAQRRMA; encoded by the coding sequence ATGGAAGCTGTGGAGTTGGAGACGATGAGTAATCAAGGACATGAAGGCCGTTTGAGATATGATCGCTATGTTCGCTATTTCTTTTTCGTCAGCGCCTTGCTGATGACCGTCGTTATTGCTTCAATTATTATTTTTGTGGGGCAACAAGGCTTGCAGACCTTTTTGGAAGTAAGCCCTTGGGAATTTTTCTTTTCGTCTAAGTGGGATCCGGTGGAAGGCGCTTATGGAGCGTTGAGCTTTATAAGCGGATCGGTGTATGTGACAATTTTAGCGGTGCTCTTGGGGGCGCCCTTAGGCTTGGGCGGCGCTGTTTTTATGGCCAAGGTAGCTCCGAAATGGCTGAGAGATATTCTGAAGCCTGCAGTGGGCCTATATATGGCTATTCCGTCTGTTGTTTACGGCTTTATCGGCTTGACGGTGGTGGTGCCTTTTGTAAGGGAGTTTTTTCATATTAGTACCGGCTTTGGCCTGTTTACTGCGGGGGTCATCTTAGCCATTATGATTTTACCCACAGTAATTAGCATTTCAGAGGATGCGTTGCAAGCCGTGCCGCGTTCGCTGGAAGAGGCTTCACTGGCGCTGGGCGCTACGCGTTGGCAAACCATTTGGCGGGTATTGGTTCCAGCAGCGTTGCCGGGGATTTTAACTTCGGTCATTTTGGCTATGGCGCGGGCGGTGGGAGAAACGATGGCTGTGCAAATGGTAATCGGCAATACACCGCAGCTTGCCAAATCGCTCTTTATGCCAACTTCTACCCTGCCTAGTGAAATTGTTGTGGAAATGGGGAACACTCCCTTTGGTTCCGCCTGGGGAAATTCCTTATTTTTGATGGCGTTGGTGCTTTTACTTATGTCTTTGGGTATGATTTTACTGATTCGCCGTATGGCGCAGAGGAGGATGGCTTGA
- a CDS encoding AarF/UbiB family protein yields MSVQKAALRERTREIARVFIRHGFGFLLRDLDWRQVGKGEEGLLVAKDFYTDAQQEKIRTMSQRLPLMLEELGPTFIKFGQFLSSRPDLLPEFLLEALERLHEQVAPIPFAEVEAALDANLPSWRQDFLQVEPEPIGMGSIAQIHRARLQDGRVVVVKVRKPGVVDTIEVDLAILKRTAAFIGELPEVKRIIALEQLVLVFAHGLQKETDFAVEAVNMTLFARKLPKDGRIRIPGCLPEWSNQAVLTMEYIEALSLEQALKQPATLRKKWARSLLDSFLGQVFLYGFFHADPHPGNLRFDLLGDVIYFDFGLVGRMESRMQRLLFENFLAIRNLDVEGLMNVSIAMGKPMGDISWQNYYEDTAELLFMALDAGHSSGGLGGIMTSLFKVAQRYGVRMPERMLFFAKALAMTEGVARRMDPDINLERAVEEVLEAYVRQQLEVDFSVQALELKKKWQIFSHELPYYVSALTRGEKRIPIEIGGMEHIGDSLQRAVHTVAYSLVIASLVVTAGIMMSAQGAFEDLIRTTGYLLLLGAISASVYLYLRIFRQVRR; encoded by the coding sequence ATGAGTGTGCAAAAAGCGGCGCTGCGTGAACGGACACGAGAGATCGCCCGCGTTTTCATTCGTCATGGCTTTGGTTTTCTTTTGCGTGATCTGGATTGGCGGCAAGTGGGCAAAGGCGAAGAAGGCTTGCTGGTAGCTAAAGATTTTTATACGGATGCACAGCAGGAGAAAATTCGGACCATGTCGCAGCGCCTGCCGTTGATGTTGGAGGAATTGGGGCCTACTTTCATCAAATTTGGTCAGTTTCTTAGCAGCCGGCCAGATTTGCTACCGGAATTCTTGCTGGAAGCCTTGGAACGCTTGCATGAGCAGGTGGCCCCTATTCCCTTTGCCGAGGTGGAAGCGGCGCTGGATGCTAATCTTCCTTCGTGGCGACAGGATTTTTTGCAGGTGGAGCCAGAGCCGATTGGCATGGGGTCCATTGCGCAGATCCATCGTGCCCGGCTGCAAGATGGCCGTGTTGTGGTGGTCAAAGTACGCAAGCCTGGTGTGGTAGACACCATTGAAGTGGATTTAGCGATTTTAAAGCGTACAGCGGCATTCATTGGGGAGTTGCCTGAGGTGAAGCGTATTATCGCTTTAGAACAACTGGTGTTGGTTTTTGCTCATGGCCTGCAGAAGGAAACGGATTTTGCCGTAGAAGCGGTGAATATGACGCTCTTTGCCAGAAAACTGCCTAAAGACGGGCGCATACGTATTCCAGGCTGTTTGCCAGAATGGAGCAATCAGGCAGTGCTGACTATGGAATACATTGAAGCATTGTCTTTGGAACAGGCCCTCAAGCAGCCAGCGACGCTGCGGAAAAAATGGGCGCGAAGTCTGCTGGACAGCTTTTTAGGACAAGTATTTTTATATGGATTTTTTCATGCGGACCCTCATCCTGGGAATTTACGCTTTGACTTGCTGGGCGATGTCATTTATTTTGATTTCGGCCTGGTTGGGCGCATGGAAAGCCGGATGCAGCGGCTGCTTTTTGAAAACTTCTTGGCTATCCGCAATTTAGACGTAGAAGGCTTGATGAATGTTTCCATTGCCATGGGCAAACCGATGGGAGATATTTCTTGGCAGAACTATTATGAGGATACGGCGGAACTGCTTTTTATGGCCTTAGATGCCGGGCACAGCAGCGGTGGTCTAGGTGGTATCATGACGAGCCTATTCAAAGTGGCTCAGCGGTATGGGGTGCGCATGCCGGAGCGGATGCTTTTTTTTGCCAAAGCGCTGGCGATGACCGAAGGGGTGGCGCGACGGATGGATCCGGACATCAATCTGGAACGGGCGGTTGAAGAGGTGCTGGAAGCCTATGTGCGGCAGCAATTGGAAGTGGATTTCAGTGTGCAGGCCTTGGAACTGAAGAAAAAGTGGCAGATTTTCAGCCATGAGCTGCCATACTATGTGTCGGCGTTGACCCGCGGGGAAAAACGTATTCCCATTGAAATTGGGGGCATGGAGCATATTGGCGACAGCCTGCAAAGAGCGGTGCATACAGTGGCGTACAGCCTGGTAATTGCAAGCTTGGTGGTAACCGCCGGCATCATGATGAGTGCTCAAGGGGCGTTTGAAGACCTTATCCGCACGACTGGTTACTTGCTCCTCTTAGGCGCCATTAGCGCTTCTGTATATCTGTATTTACGCATCTTCCGCCAAGTGCGGCGCTGA
- the citF gene encoding citrate lyase subunit alpha, with amino-acid sequence MKNQIGREIPESIPGYGKVNAFAGAFATIPDGKRQAPPVKRMLPGQTKLVESLEEIFKRVPIKDGMTLSFHHHFRNGDGVLNQVLEVAAKLGLKNLNIALSSVFPVHKPLIEHIKNGVVTGLDANYMSGPVAEAVSKGLLEKPVILRTHGGRARAIECGQLKIDVAFIAAPAADDYGNLNGVSGDTACGSLGYAFPDAEYADYVVAVTDHIEPYPLAPISISQTRVDAVVVVSCIGDPKGIVSGTTQVTKDPVGLKIATNAAKVIEATGLIQDGFSFQTGAGGASLATAHFVRQMMEAKEVTGSFALGGITGYMVDMLEKGLFRRVFDVQGFDLEAQRSLRDNPNHIEVGAGLYASPFNGGCLVNKLDVVILGATEIDTDFNVNVVTGSNGVIMGGSGGHSDAAAGAKVTIVVANLLRGRLPIIVDKVLTATTPGESIDVLVTERGIAVNPRQPELRRRLEEAGLPVKDIAQLKELAEAIAGAPAEVQTGEKIVAIVEYRDGTVIDVVRQAKEV; translated from the coding sequence ATGAAAAATCAAATTGGACGTGAAATACCTGAATCAATCCCAGGCTACGGCAAAGTCAACGCCTTTGCCGGCGCTTTTGCCACCATCCCGGACGGCAAGCGCCAGGCTCCGCCGGTTAAGCGCATGCTGCCCGGGCAGACCAAGCTTGTTGAAAGCCTGGAAGAAATCTTTAAACGCGTGCCCATTAAAGACGGCATGACCTTATCCTTTCATCATCATTTTCGTAATGGCGATGGTGTTTTGAACCAAGTGCTGGAAGTGGCGGCCAAGTTGGGCCTCAAAAACCTGAATATTGCTCTCAGCTCTGTCTTTCCGGTGCATAAGCCTTTAATTGAGCATATTAAAAACGGCGTAGTTACAGGCCTTGATGCCAACTATATGTCCGGCCCTGTAGCGGAAGCTGTTTCCAAAGGCCTTCTAGAGAAACCCGTTATTTTGCGCACCCACGGCGGACGCGCGCGGGCCATCGAATGCGGGCAGCTAAAAATCGACGTTGCCTTTATCGCTGCTCCGGCAGCGGACGATTACGGCAACTTGAACGGCGTATCCGGCGACACCGCCTGCGGTTCTCTGGGCTATGCCTTTCCCGATGCGGAATACGCCGACTATGTAGTGGCTGTTACCGACCATATTGAACCCTACCCGCTGGCTCCCATTTCCATTTCCCAGACTCGTGTGGATGCGGTGGTAGTTGTGTCCTGCATCGGCGATCCCAAAGGCATTGTTTCCGGTACGACTCAGGTTACCAAAGACCCTGTGGGTCTCAAAATTGCTACTAATGCCGCTAAGGTGATTGAAGCCACCGGTCTCATTCAAGACGGTTTCTCCTTCCAGACCGGCGCTGGCGGTGCTTCTTTAGCTACGGCGCATTTTGTGCGTCAAATGATGGAAGCCAAAGAGGTTACAGGCAGCTTCGCCTTGGGAGGTATTACCGGCTATATGGTGGATATGCTGGAAAAGGGACTCTTCCGACGCGTCTTCGACGTCCAGGGCTTTGACCTGGAAGCGCAGCGTTCGCTGCGTGATAACCCCAACCATATCGAAGTGGGTGCCGGGCTGTACGCCAGTCCTTTTAACGGCGGCTGCCTGGTAAATAAACTCGATGTAGTCATCTTAGGGGCCACAGAAATCGACACCGACTTCAACGTCAACGTTGTTACCGGCTCCAATGGCGTTATTATGGGCGGCAGCGGTGGTCACTCCGATGCGGCTGCAGGAGCCAAAGTCACTATTGTCGTAGCCAACCTGCTGCGCGGACGCTTGCCGATTATAGTAGACAAGGTGCTCACGGCAACGACGCCGGGAGAATCCATAGATGTTTTGGTAACCGAGCGCGGTATTGCTGTGAATCCACGGCAGCCGGAACTGCGTCGACGTCTGGAAGAAGCTGGATTGCCGGTAAAAGACATCGCGCAGCTCAAAGAGCTGGCGGAAGCCATTGCCGGTGCGCCAGCGGAGGTGCAAACTGGCGAGAAAATCGTCGCTATAGTGGAATACCGCGATGGCACGGTAATTGATGTGGTTCGTCAGGCGAAAGAGGTGTAA
- a CDS encoding ATP-binding protein, with product MSIKGINTRLSLALLLLILVTVGSLGGYLLWRTHDHTLQLLTNSLTLQALTTRQYVEKDLPIPAQYPKLQDEAQRLSAATGLRITLVLANGTVIADSWERPETLDNHSNRPEVSGALEGHPAQTSRYSDTLHENLLYVAVPVLQDGRTIGVVRIAGTLASIEATFQQLQTVMLWALLLTSLLAVLVGIRLAKQFTAPIEEITAVAREIAGGNWEKRAHIRTGDEVEVLAHTLNQLTSHLDDKVKEMAAEKHKLELILEHMENAVLLLDRYGRITSINRQGRELFNLQHTLLGQHNLQVIGNGSLEQGIQNVLRLQEPQSIELQLNLHGRRHVFQVFLAPLPESNGGKEGVLAVFHDITALQELYERQTDFVANASHELATPLTAIKGFAETLLDGALENPELSQKFISIIHTESARMHRLVTDLLQLAKLSSKEYLQKVTLQPTSLAPLFESVVNEMGGLAQHKEQQLLWEGPNEPLWLQAQADWLKQALVNLVHNAIKYTPKGGKILLKTWKEANEIHILIKDSGIGIPASELPYIFDRFFRVEKARTREAGGSGLGLSIVKFIVDMHHGRIEVQSQPDAGTSMLLHFPLLRQPDFAPKRNAQNGGKIYNIE from the coding sequence ATGAGTATAAAAGGAATTAATACCCGTCTTAGCTTGGCCTTGCTACTGCTGATTCTTGTCACAGTTGGCTCCTTGGGTGGCTACTTATTGTGGCGCACCCACGACCATACGCTACAGCTATTGACAAATTCATTGACCTTGCAGGCTCTCACTACTCGGCAATACGTCGAAAAAGATTTGCCGATTCCTGCACAATATCCAAAGCTGCAAGACGAAGCGCAGCGACTTTCGGCGGCGACCGGCTTGCGCATTACCTTGGTGCTGGCTAACGGCACAGTGATAGCCGACTCTTGGGAACGCCCTGAAACGCTGGACAATCACAGCAATCGTCCGGAAGTCAGCGGTGCCTTGGAAGGACATCCTGCGCAGACGTCCCGTTACAGCGACACACTGCACGAAAATCTCCTCTATGTGGCGGTACCTGTTTTACAAGATGGCCGCACCATCGGTGTCGTGCGTATCGCCGGTACACTAGCCAGCATCGAGGCCACGTTCCAACAGCTGCAAACCGTCATGCTCTGGGCATTGCTGCTTACTTCGTTGCTGGCCGTTTTGGTGGGCATACGCCTAGCTAAGCAATTCACGGCTCCCATTGAAGAAATCACCGCTGTCGCCCGGGAAATCGCGGGAGGCAATTGGGAAAAGCGGGCCCATATTCGCACCGGCGATGAAGTAGAAGTGCTGGCCCATACACTCAACCAGTTGACCTCTCACCTAGACGACAAAGTCAAAGAAATGGCGGCGGAAAAACACAAATTAGAACTGATTTTGGAACACATGGAGAACGCCGTACTGCTTCTTGATCGTTACGGTCGTATTACCTCCATCAATCGTCAAGGCCGCGAGCTTTTCAATCTACAACACACTCTTCTAGGACAACACAACTTGCAAGTCATTGGCAACGGCTCTTTGGAACAAGGCATCCAAAACGTCCTGCGCCTGCAAGAACCGCAAAGCATTGAACTGCAGCTCAACCTGCACGGCCGACGCCATGTTTTCCAAGTTTTCCTCGCCCCCCTGCCGGAAAGCAACGGCGGCAAGGAAGGCGTTCTCGCCGTCTTCCACGATATCACCGCTTTGCAGGAACTCTATGAACGGCAGACTGATTTCGTGGCTAACGCCTCCCATGAACTGGCCACGCCATTGACCGCCATCAAAGGCTTCGCTGAAACCTTGTTGGACGGAGCGCTGGAAAACCCTGAGTTAAGTCAAAAATTCATTTCCATCATCCATACTGAATCAGCTCGTATGCATCGCCTAGTAACGGATTTGCTGCAGTTGGCCAAACTCAGTTCCAAGGAATATCTGCAAAAAGTCACGCTGCAGCCCACTTCCCTTGCGCCGCTCTTTGAAAGCGTTGTCAACGAAATGGGCGGCCTTGCCCAGCACAAGGAGCAGCAACTGCTCTGGGAAGGCCCTAATGAGCCTCTTTGGTTACAAGCTCAAGCCGACTGGCTCAAGCAAGCTTTAGTCAATTTAGTCCATAATGCGATTAAATATACTCCAAAAGGCGGTAAAATCCTGCTTAAAACCTGGAAAGAAGCGAATGAGATTCATATTCTGATTAAAGACAGCGGCATCGGCATTCCCGCCTCAGAGCTTCCGTATATTTTCGATCGCTTTTTTCGAGTTGAAAAAGCCCGTACCCGCGAGGCCGGCGGTTCCGGCCTGGGTTTATCCATCGTGAAATTCATTGTGGACATGCATCATGGCCGCATTGAAGTTCAAAGTCAGCCAGATGCTGGAACCTCCATGCTGCTGCATTTTCCGCTGTTGCGTCAGCCTGATTTCGCTCCTAAACGCAATGCACAAAACGGCGGCAAAATTTATAATATCGAGTAA
- the citX gene encoding citrate lyase holo-[acyl-carrier protein] synthase, producing the protein MKQLTLEEVLAAKEARQERQQALRLRTSLPLVSITLNIPGPVKDSEVLRQLCRAAADALSLLFAVTAEERTYAATGPEILLAVDAAAAEIKAAAIELEESRPYGRLWDIDVFAADGQLLSRQQQGRRRSCLLCADDARLCMRERRHSAEELASAVQQKLLLFQAEQTRRLRPAAESLAALAVEAMLYEVAATPAPGLVDRANSGAHHDMDIFTFLSSSAALSLALGRCAEAAFRHKGTLEELLPLLRLLGLEGERRMLTATQGVNTQKGLLFSLGLAVAAAAWVLHAGKPLQTEAVLAAAAEMVQGIVEAELKSLADKKPEELTAGERLYLEYGVLGIRGEVAAALPAVRLCGLPKLREALAAGLSVNDALVQTLLELFMMVDDTTVMNRHNVETMRGWVRQQTTEVLASGGMLAADGQQRLAKMDALFIERNISPGGAADMLAVTWFLHRLEDWRYEQE; encoded by the coding sequence GTGAAACAGCTTACATTAGAAGAGGTGCTGGCGGCTAAAGAGGCCAGGCAAGAGCGCCAGCAGGCGCTGCGTTTGCGCACATCCTTGCCGTTGGTCAGCATTACCTTGAATATTCCGGGGCCAGTCAAAGATAGTGAGGTGTTACGGCAACTGTGCCGGGCGGCGGCGGATGCTTTGTCGTTGCTTTTTGCGGTGACTGCGGAAGAGCGAACCTATGCGGCTACGGGTCCGGAAATTTTGCTGGCCGTTGACGCGGCGGCAGCAGAAATTAAGGCGGCGGCGATAGAATTGGAAGAGAGCCGTCCTTACGGACGTTTATGGGATATTGATGTTTTTGCGGCGGATGGGCAGCTTTTATCCAGGCAGCAGCAGGGACGTCGCCGCTCTTGCTTGCTCTGCGCGGACGATGCGCGACTGTGTATGCGTGAAAGACGACACTCGGCAGAGGAGCTGGCGAGTGCGGTGCAGCAAAAATTGCTTTTGTTTCAGGCTGAACAAACTCGGCGCCTGCGTCCGGCAGCGGAAAGCTTGGCTGCCTTGGCGGTAGAGGCGATGCTGTATGAAGTAGCTGCCACACCTGCTCCAGGCCTAGTGGATCGTGCTAATAGCGGGGCTCATCACGATATGGATATTTTTACGTTTCTGTCTAGTTCTGCGGCGTTGTCTCTTGCATTAGGCCGCTGTGCGGAAGCGGCTTTTCGCCATAAAGGGACGCTGGAAGAGCTGCTGCCCTTGCTGCGGTTGCTTGGCTTGGAAGGGGAACGGCGCATGCTGACGGCGACGCAAGGCGTCAATACCCAAAAAGGCTTGCTCTTTTCCTTAGGTCTGGCTGTGGCGGCTGCGGCTTGGGTGTTGCATGCAGGCAAACCATTGCAAACAGAAGCGGTTTTAGCGGCGGCGGCGGAGATGGTGCAAGGCATTGTGGAAGCGGAGCTGAAGTCTTTGGCTGACAAAAAGCCGGAAGAACTGACAGCTGGCGAACGCTTGTATCTGGAATATGGCGTTCTGGGTATTCGCGGCGAAGTGGCGGCCGCTCTGCCAGCCGTGCGTTTGTGCGGCTTACCGAAGCTGCGAGAAGCGTTGGCGGCTGGTTTGAGCGTCAACGATGCCTTAGTGCAAACGTTGTTGGAGCTGTTTATGATGGTCGACGATACTACGGTTATGAATCGCCATAATGTAGAAACGATGCGCGGCTGGGTGCGTCAACAGACAACGGAGGTTTTAGCTTCCGGAGGCATGTTGGCTGCCGACGGGCAGCAGCGCTTAGCTAAGATGGATGCGCTGTTTATTGAGCGGAATATCAGCCCTGGCGGGGCGGCGGACATGCTGGCGGTAACTTGGTTTTTGCATCGTCTGGAAGACTGGCGGTACGAGCAGGAATGA